TGCACCAATTTTTTCATGACTTGTCCGACTGCCTGGTGAATCCCCGCCCTGTGCTTTGAGAACACATCCTTAGTGATTTCATCACACTCTGAAACAAAACCATGGTCCATGTTTAAAAGGCATAATGTACGAAAAGTAGAGAGTTCATTAATTGTTAGTGGTTTCGTGCACATATAAAAATGGTCTGTTTAATACAGAGTGTTTAATACAGGTAGTGAACACATACCTCCAAAGTCTGGCCTCTGGGATGGATCTCCATCCCAGCACCTCTTCATGAGGCCAACCAGCTCTCTCAGCCCTTCTGCCTTTGTCTGGTCTATTTCATCACAGGGAGGTCTGTCCCCCTTTGGGATCTTCAGTGCCAAAAGAGCTAGAGTAGCATCTGTGTGAAATACAATAAAGactttcattaaaaaacatgagCACAAACGAGAGAATGTTTTTATGGAAGTGCCTCACATTGTATTGATAATAGTtatattaaatgtaaaacataaaatataaatgaaattttttttttttttttttaaaagaagggCAAATATTTGACCAATAAACTGGAAACTtataaggaaaaacaaacatacaaacaaagacaaatttaTGGAAAATGATAAGTAACTGAAATCCATTCATTGTACCTGGAAAAGGCTTTTTCCCGCAAATAATAGACCACAGAAGAATACCATAGCTTTACAAgataaagaaagagaaggaatTAACACAATGTGTTTAAGGTAAAATCTATAATCATACATAAATCCCCACAACTATTCTTTTCATGTTTACCTGTATATGTCGAATTTACGAACAGGCTTATATGATGGATCAAAAGACTCTGGAGGCATGTACTGACATGTGCCTCCTTTCACTGTGGACATTTCTTCAGAGCTCATCAGAGCACTGGTGGAAACCCTGGACAGACCAAAATCTGCCAGCTGCAAAATaatcaaggaaaaaaataaaataacacaattaCATCAGTATAAACTAATGAGTTGAGTGGATAGCACTTTACCTTGGCATGAAGGTCATCATCCAGCAGTACATTGCTTGGCTTTAGGTCATGGTGCAAAATGTTCTTCTCATGGAGGAAGTTCATTCCTTGAGCGATTTCGTAGGCCAAGCGGAAGGCCAGAGGCCATGGTGGTGGACCTGACAAAGTCTCCAGCAGGGTCTGAACAGATCCTCTATCCATGAGCTCCATAACAATTCCCAACTGAATGTTCTGCCCTCCATTTGGTGGACATCCCCTATATATTCCATAAAGCCTCAGCACAGAACTGTGTAAGGAGACTTTGGCCATATGATTTGCCTCCTCACACAGTTCTATGTCCCTAGTGTTGGAAGGAAAACGTAAAAGGCTTTAGGAAAGGACTAGTTCATGTACTTGGAAGTATAAAAATTAAGAAATAGTTCTGTTCTAATTTTACCCAGCAGCATGTTGAAGTAGCTTAATGGCCACCTCACAcctccacttcttgtgtctagCCTTGAAGACTTGACCAAATCCACCAGAGTCAATTAACTGCCAGTTCTCCAAGCTTTCGTTTCCAACTGATTCAATGTCAGGTCTCTGCAGTTCCATCACCTGCTGAACTCAGGTACAAAAccttaaaacataataaaatgacACAGAGAAACTTTTATGAGTATTTTTACAACACCTTAGAAGTCTTTGTTGTTGCACTAACATGAAAGCAGCTGGAAGCAAGACACTGACACACATTTTCCACTTTCTAATAATACTGGTGCACTTCTCACAACATTTTTGAAATTGTGTATTCTGAATTTGCAGAagctagaaagaaaaaaaactagacTACACTGTTAGACTTTTCATCTCCACTTTAAGGCAACATACTGGCGTCACTGTTGCCAGCGTCATACCATGACGCCGTGTTACAGTAGGTTACCGTTCTGCAGGATGATACCGTTTTTTGCTGTTGTGGTATAATACTCTTGGACAAATTATGGTAACGCACTGTAGCCTTTTTTACGGTATCTCACTGGCGACAGTGATGCCAGTGAGATACCGTTATGTCGTAAATTATGTCAACAAAGTAACATCATACTGTGATAAGAAATTGGTATTTCTTATCACAGAAATTGGTATTGGTGTATTGGTATAAACGGTACAGTGACATACTGTTTATTCCCGGTATGTCACTGTAAACACGCTGCAAGGTAATAAACTGCAATATATTTACCAGTAACTTACCGTTATCACGCATCATCACATCAGTACCAAAAATATACATCTAGAGGATACCGTGTTCCTACAGGCAGTCATTTACTGTTTAACAGGTCGTAATTTACTGTAATTTCAGGAAACAGTAACATATTGTAAgagactgtttaaaaaaaataaaaaatgcatatatatatatatatatatatatatacatagatatagatatatatatatatatatatatatatatacatagatatagatatatagatataggaAGCTGGCATTTCCCCCTCAACTGGCTGCCAATTAATATATTTgtgtcatacacacacacacacacacacacacacacacacacacacacagacaaaatatAATTCATGTGCTTTACATCACTTTTTATTTCAGGTCTGATTTTCCTCTGCAGAAATACACATTtccaaaatcaaaaactgaaaagaactgaaaacatattttgaTTGAGGAAGCACTTGTTTTTACTAAACCATCTAACCCATGTATTTTCTTAGATGGTTGTACAAACAATAACGATATTATGTCATATCCATTTCATAACAGACGACATATGCTCAAGTGATGAGTTTTCTTAGTTATATTTTGTAGGGTCTTAAACCTACACTGTGAAGTGCCTTGGCAATCATTTTGTTGCCACCATACAAATAAACTAAATTGAAATGAATAGAACATCAAGCCCCACACTTCTGCCTCTATATacactttgtccaaaatacTGGCTCACACCACCAAATCAATGTACAAAGCAGGGTCCACAAGGACATGGATGAGCATGTGTGATGTGAGGGAACTTGACTGACCTGCACTGAACCCTGACCTTGCTTTGTGGACTGAGGTCATTGATTTGTAGGGTGAGCCAATAcgtgtgacaataaaagtgtaAGTAGCTGAAATAAATTTTAACAAATgggtaaaagaaggaaaaaaaaaatcaaaactgttGCAAGATGACGAAAGAGCTTGTCTTCATTGTTGTTCGCCTCGTGTAGATTTCCAGAAAGCATGGGCCATGGATCGTCTGTGGAGACACAGGTAGCAACACATTGTTCACTTAAATTATACAAGAAATTAACTATAAATGGCAACAACAGTTACCTAATTTGAAGTTTTCCACTCAAATTCAGTAAGCCGCTGGAGGAAAGTTGTGACTGTTGAATGTTGAAGTTCTGGTAagtgaaggtgaggtgtctatgacgtgttcagcagtctgatggcctagTCCGTTTTACCATATTATAATTGTACATAATTGGGAATTATTCTGCACATTAAACACACCTAACAAAGAGTCAGCCCAATTAAATTACCGGAGTTCCATCAACTGTATGGTTATTTTGGAGTTTatagtttgtgctgctgttaaacTTTACAATATTGACTTCAGTATTTCTGCTGTTAGTGTAGCTAGACTACCATGTTGATCAGTAATATGTAATGTGAAATTTGATATTGTTACTTTGCTGGATTCACCGAGACGCATGTCCAACAACCTTGGTTTATAAAGGAAATTACATAAATGTGAGCTAAATAAACAGAGACTGGATACCTGTGTCCACGAAAAGCTCCTGTGCCAAACAGAAATTGTAATATGGTCTAATCAGCTCTATTTCATAAATGACTTCTTACCAAGCATAATCAGCCTTGGAGTGCCTGGCAGGTTGCTCTCTGCTACAAGGGACATACTGGTAGATGTTTCCTGCCAGATAAAGGACCAAGACATTTTATGTAAcgga
This Astatotilapia calliptera chromosome 7, fAstCal1.2, whole genome shotgun sequence DNA region includes the following protein-coding sequences:
- the LOC113026884 gene encoding receptor-interacting serine/threonine-protein kinase 3-like isoform X4 — protein: MELQRPDIESVGNESLENWQLIDSGGFGQVFKARHKKWRCEVAIKLLQHAAGDIELCEEANHMAKVSLHSSVLRLYGIYRGCPPNGGQNIQLGIVMELMDRGSVQTLLETLSGPPPWPLAFRLAYEIAQGMNFLHEKNILHHDLKPSNVLLDDDLHAKLADFGLSRVSTSALMSSEEMSTVKGGTCQYMPPESFDPSYKPVRKFDIYSYGILLWSIICGKKPFPDATLALLALKIPKGDRPPCDEIDQTKAEGLRELVGLMKRCWDGDPSQRPDFGECDEITKDVFSKHRAGIHQAVGQVMKKLDSQHGNQYPDTCGPLGVNHEMPGQSESNDKVDGRTEMQNMQLGYQDSNMSRPSGFTAEMPGPPASNDTVDIPLQNNVSSSARNLTENEKADFVDKNRATLIKEVSEVLAIAEELGNMVHPEAYSNIRAKPTSQDKMRELFQRTLRSGGWRVKAAFFDALKKNHPELVERLGG
- the LOC113026884 gene encoding receptor-interacting serine/threonine-protein kinase 3-like isoform X2, producing the protein MELQRPDIESVGNESLENWQLIDSGGFGQVFKARHKKWRCEVAIKLLQHAAGDIELCEEANHMAKVSLHSSVLRLYGIYRGCPPNGGQNIQLGIVMELMDRGSVQTLLETLSGPPPWPLAFRLAYEIAQGMNFLHEKNILHHDLKPSNVLLDDDLHAKLADFGLSRVSTSALMSSEEMSTVKGGTCQYMPPESFDPSYKPVRKFDIYSYGILLWSIICGKKPFPDATLALLALKIPKGDRPPCDEIDQTKAEGLRELVGLMKRCWDGDPSQRPDFGECDEITKDVFSKHRAGIHQAVGQVMKKLDSQHGNQYPDTCGPLGVNHEMPGQSESNDKVDGRTEMQNMQLGYQDSNMSRPSGFTAEMPGPPASNDTVDIPLQQNNVSSSARNLTENEKADFVDKNRATLIKEVSEVLAIAEELGNMVHPEAYSNIRAKPTSQDKMRELFQRTLRSGGWRVKAAFFDALKKNHPELVERLGG
- the LOC113026884 gene encoding receptor-interacting serine/threonine-protein kinase 3-like isoform X1, encoding MELQRPDIESVGNESLENWQLIDSGGFGQVFKARHKKWRCEVAIKLLQHAAGDIELCEEANHMAKVSLHSSVLRLYGIYRGCPPNGGQNIQLGIVMELMDRGSVQTLLETLSGPPPWPLAFRLAYEIAQGMNFLHEKNILHHDLKPSNVLLDDDLHAKLADFGLSRVSTSALMSSEEMSTVKGGTCQYMPPESFDPSYKPVRKFDIYSYGILLWSIICGKKPFPDATLALLALKIPKGDRPPCDEIDQTKAEGLRELVGLMKRCWDGDPSQRPDFGECDEITKDVFSKHRAGIHQAVGQVMKKLDSQHGNQYPDTCGPLGVNHEMPGQSESNDKVDGRTEMQNMQLGYQDSNMSRPSGFTAEMPGPPASNDTVDIPLQQNNVSSSARNLTENEKAADFVDKNRATLIKEVSEVLAIAEELGNMVHPEAYSNIRAKPTSQDKMRELFQRTLRSGGWRVKAAFFDALKKNHPELVERLGG
- the LOC113026884 gene encoding receptor-interacting serine/threonine-protein kinase 3-like isoform X3, giving the protein MELQRPDIESVGNESLENWQLIDSGGFGQVFKARHKKWRCEVAIKLLQHAAGDIELCEEANHMAKVSLHSSVLRLYGIYRGCPPNGGQNIQLGIVMELMDRGSVQTLLETLSGPPPWPLAFRLAYEIAQGMNFLHEKNILHHDLKPSNVLLDDDLHAKLADFGLSRVSTSALMSSEEMSTVKGGTCQYMPPESFDPSYKPVRKFDIYSYGILLWSIICGKKPFPDATLALLALKIPKGDRPPCDEIDQTKAEGLRELVGLMKRCWDGDPSQRPDFGECDEITKDVFSKHRAGIHQAVGQVMKKLDSQHGNQYPDTCGPLGVNHEMPGQSESNDKVDGRTEMQNMQLGYQDSNMSRPSGFTAEMPGPPASNDTVDIPLQNNVSSSARNLTENEKAADFVDKNRATLIKEVSEVLAIAEELGNMVHPEAYSNIRAKPTSQDKMRELFQRTLRSGGWRVKAAFFDALKKNHPELVERLGG